From one Rosa rugosa chromosome 4, drRosRugo1.1, whole genome shotgun sequence genomic stretch:
- the LOC133746182 gene encoding ribosome biogenesis protein BOP1 homolog isoform X2, whose product MKVKKKSSVAADSVKEQQKKQKGKGKMKMKIPEAKQEKQQPEEVDSDSVYDSGAEDERSLSNHEDMSGGEGSDLEDYPSIRDTDSEDEESGFSEDEGELNTSRNDGLAIDHGNEEESDSSGLHEVVEESDSSEDEVAPRNTIGAVPLEWYRDEKHIGYDLTGKKIKKKEREDKLQSFLASADDSKNWRKFLDEYNDEEVEVTKEDMKTINRLLEGKAPHGDFDPYAPYVDWFKWDDSKHPLSNAPEPKRRFIPSKSESKLVKRLVLAIRKGLIKPRKDEEEEEEESVYPLWGDDSNSTEKDGSHLSYIPAPKPKLPGYEESFNPPPEFIPTQEEIDAYQLMYEEDRPKFIPKRFTSMRSIPAYENAIKECFERCLDLYLCPRVRKKRINIDPESLKPKLPSRKDLKPYPVKCYLEYRGHKDTVTSVSTEVSGQWIASGSLDGTVRIWEVETGRCLKLWEIGEAVTYVAWNPNPEYSVLAVSVGQDVLILNTGFGNEEVQKKTKELLSAETPTTPDDTATFVSWIQDETHEGTRLRHFKTVSSVEWHRRGDYFSTVVPAGQSKSIFMHRLSQKSTQTFSIKLGGLAVTSVFHPVRSHIFISTKKTIRQYDLVKGKQIRKLDTGLKEISSIAVHPSGDHVIVGSREGKFCWFDMDLSTKKPYLIRQWHKKDINNVSIHRLYPLFATCSDDCTVQVSHGMVYSDLNQNPLIVPLEILRGHASSDGRGVMDCKFHPRQPWLFTAGADSVIRLYCD is encoded by the exons ATGAAGGTTAAGAAGAAGAGCTCTGTTGCGGCAGACTCGGTGAAAGAACAACAGAAGAAGCAAAAGGGGAAggggaagatgaagatgaagattcCTGAAGCGAAACAAGAAAAACAGCAACCGGAGGAAGTAGACTCTGATTCTGTTTACGATTCCGGAGCTGAAGATGAGAGGAGTCTGTCAAATCATGAG GATATGTCTGGTGGTGAAGGATCTGACTTAGAGGATTATCCATCAATCAGAGACACAGACTCGGAAGATGAAGAGAGTGGTTTTTCTGAAGATGAG GGTGAGCTCAACACCAGCAGAAATGATGGTTTGGCAATTGATCATGGTAATGAGGAGGAAAGTGATAGTTCTGGACTTCATGAAGTAGTCGAGGAAAGTGATTCATCTGAAGATGAG GTTGCTCCTCGAAATACAATCGGTGCTGTTCCCTTGGAGTGGTATCGGGATGAGAAACATATTGGTTATGATCTTACAGGGAAGAAGAttaaaaagaaggaaagagaagaTAAATTACAATCCTTTCTCGCTAGCGCTGATGATTCCAAAAATTG GCGCAAATTTTTGGATGAATACAATgatgaggaagtagaagtgaCAAAAGAAGATATGAAAACTATAAATAGATTGCTTGAAGGAAAGGCGCCACACGGTGACTTTGATCCATATGCG CCTTATGTTGATTGGTTTAAATGGGATGACTCAAAGCATCCACTGTCAAATGCCCCTGAACCCAAGAGACGATTCATTCCTTCAAAATCTGAAAGTAAACTG GTGAAGAGGTTAGTATTAGCAATTCGGAAGGGTTTAATTAAGCCTAGaaaggatgaagaagaagaagaagaagaaagtgttTATCCCTTGTGGGGAGACGACTCTAATTCAACGGAAAAGGATGGTAGCCATTTATCTTACATTCCAGCGCCAAAGCCAAAATTGCCAG GGTATGAGGAGTCTTTCAATCCTCCTCCAGAATTCATCCCAACACAAGAAGAGATTGATGCTTATCAGTTAATGTATGAGGAAGACCGCCCTAAGTTTATACCGAAAAG GTTTACATCTATGAGAAGCATCCCTGCATATGAGAATGCTATTAAGGAGTGCTTCGAAAGATGTTTGGATCTATACTTGTGCCCCAGAGTTCGGAAGAAACGT ATCAATATTGATCCTGAATCTCTGAAGCCCAAGCTACCAAGCCGAAAGGATCTCAAGCCTTATCCTGTGAAATGTTATCTAGAGTATAGAGGTCACAAAGACACAGTTACATCAGTTTCCACAGAAGTTTCAGGGCAGTGGATTGCATCAG GTTCATTGGATGGAACTGTGCGTATTTGGGAGGTTGAAACTGGTAGATGTCTCAAACTCTGGGAGATTGGAGAAGCTGTCACATATGTAGCTTGGAATCCCAATCCTGAGTATTCCGTATTGGCTGTCTCTGT GGGACAAGATGTACTTATTCTCAACACTGGTTTTGGGAATGAAGAAGTACAGAAAAAAACTAAAGAACTTCTTTCAGCTGAAACACCTACCACACCAGATGACACGG CTACCTTCGTGAGCTGGATTCAAGATGAAACACATGAGGGCACCAGGTTAAGACATTTTAAG ACTGTGTCTTCAGTGGAATGGCATCGTAGAGGAGACTACTTTTCAACGGTGGTGCCAGCAG GCcaatcaaaatcaatttttatGCATAGGCTCTCTCAGAAGTCTACCCAGACATTTTCAATCAAGTTGGGTGGGCTTGCAGTTACTTCAGTTTTCCATCCTGTTCGCTCCCACATCTTCATTTCTACGAAGAAAACTATTCGCCAATATGATTTGGTGAAGGGAAAGCAAATCAGAAAGCTTGATACAGGACTAAAAGAAATCTCCTCCATTGCAGTTCATCCTTCTG GTGATCATGTAATTGTGGGGAGCAGAGAAGGAAAATTTTGTTGGTTTGATATGGACCTTTCAACCAAAAAACCTTACCTTATTCGCCA GTGGCATAAGAAGGACATCAACAATGTGTCTATCCATCGTTTATATCCGTTGTTTGCAACATGCTCTGATGATTGCACCGTACAAGTTTCTCATGGCATGGTTTATTCAGATCTTAACCAGAACCCTCTTATAGTTCCACTGGAAATACTCCGAGGTCATGCAAGCTCAGATGGGAGAGGTGTAATGGATTGCAAATTCCACCCAAGGCAGCCCTGGTTGTTCACGGCCGGTGCTGACTCGGTGATCAGACTTTACTGCGATTGA
- the LOC133746182 gene encoding ribosome biogenesis protein BOP1 homolog isoform X1: MKVKKKSSVAADSVKEQQKKQKGKGKMKMKIPEAKQEKQQPEEVDSDSVYDSGAEDERSLSNHEDMSGGEGSDLEDYPSIRDTDSEDEESGFSEDEGELNTSRNDGLAIDHGNEEESDSSGLHEVVEESDSSEDEVAPRNTIGAVPLEWYRDEKHIGYDLTGKKIKKKEREDKLQSFLASADDSKNWRKFLDEYNDEEVEVTKEDMKTINRLLEGKAPHGDFDPYAPYVDWFKWDDSKHPLSNAPEPKRRFIPSKSESKLVKRLVLAIRKGLIKPRKDEEEEEEESVYPLWGDDSNSTEKDGSHLSYIPAPKPKLPGYEESFNPPPEFIPTQEEIDAYQLMYEEDRPKFIPKRFTSMRSIPAYENAIKECFERCLDLYLCPRVRKKRINIDPESLKPKLPSRKDLKPYPVKCYLEYRGHKDTVTSVSTEVSGQWIASGSLDGTVRIWEVETGRCLKLWEIGEAVTYVAWNPNPEYSVLAVSVGQDVLILNTGFGNEEVQKKTKELLSAETPTTPDDTATFVSWIQDETHEGTRLRHFKTVSSVEWHRRGDYFSTVVPADILFSVKISYTLSLTLSLTLTVTYHSLTHFFCTIQLVISLHFLDLALRQSKSIFMHRLSQKSTQTFSIKLGGLAVTSVFHPVRSHIFISTKKTIRQYDLVKGKQIRKLDTGLKEISSIAVHPSGDHVIVGSREGKFCWFDMDLSTKKPYLIRQWHKKDINNVSIHRLYPLFATCSDDCTVQVSHGMVYSDLNQNPLIVPLEILRGHASSDGRGVMDCKFHPRQPWLFTAGADSVIRLYCD; this comes from the exons ATGAAGGTTAAGAAGAAGAGCTCTGTTGCGGCAGACTCGGTGAAAGAACAACAGAAGAAGCAAAAGGGGAAggggaagatgaagatgaagattcCTGAAGCGAAACAAGAAAAACAGCAACCGGAGGAAGTAGACTCTGATTCTGTTTACGATTCCGGAGCTGAAGATGAGAGGAGTCTGTCAAATCATGAG GATATGTCTGGTGGTGAAGGATCTGACTTAGAGGATTATCCATCAATCAGAGACACAGACTCGGAAGATGAAGAGAGTGGTTTTTCTGAAGATGAG GGTGAGCTCAACACCAGCAGAAATGATGGTTTGGCAATTGATCATGGTAATGAGGAGGAAAGTGATAGTTCTGGACTTCATGAAGTAGTCGAGGAAAGTGATTCATCTGAAGATGAG GTTGCTCCTCGAAATACAATCGGTGCTGTTCCCTTGGAGTGGTATCGGGATGAGAAACATATTGGTTATGATCTTACAGGGAAGAAGAttaaaaagaaggaaagagaagaTAAATTACAATCCTTTCTCGCTAGCGCTGATGATTCCAAAAATTG GCGCAAATTTTTGGATGAATACAATgatgaggaagtagaagtgaCAAAAGAAGATATGAAAACTATAAATAGATTGCTTGAAGGAAAGGCGCCACACGGTGACTTTGATCCATATGCG CCTTATGTTGATTGGTTTAAATGGGATGACTCAAAGCATCCACTGTCAAATGCCCCTGAACCCAAGAGACGATTCATTCCTTCAAAATCTGAAAGTAAACTG GTGAAGAGGTTAGTATTAGCAATTCGGAAGGGTTTAATTAAGCCTAGaaaggatgaagaagaagaagaagaagaaagtgttTATCCCTTGTGGGGAGACGACTCTAATTCAACGGAAAAGGATGGTAGCCATTTATCTTACATTCCAGCGCCAAAGCCAAAATTGCCAG GGTATGAGGAGTCTTTCAATCCTCCTCCAGAATTCATCCCAACACAAGAAGAGATTGATGCTTATCAGTTAATGTATGAGGAAGACCGCCCTAAGTTTATACCGAAAAG GTTTACATCTATGAGAAGCATCCCTGCATATGAGAATGCTATTAAGGAGTGCTTCGAAAGATGTTTGGATCTATACTTGTGCCCCAGAGTTCGGAAGAAACGT ATCAATATTGATCCTGAATCTCTGAAGCCCAAGCTACCAAGCCGAAAGGATCTCAAGCCTTATCCTGTGAAATGTTATCTAGAGTATAGAGGTCACAAAGACACAGTTACATCAGTTTCCACAGAAGTTTCAGGGCAGTGGATTGCATCAG GTTCATTGGATGGAACTGTGCGTATTTGGGAGGTTGAAACTGGTAGATGTCTCAAACTCTGGGAGATTGGAGAAGCTGTCACATATGTAGCTTGGAATCCCAATCCTGAGTATTCCGTATTGGCTGTCTCTGT GGGACAAGATGTACTTATTCTCAACACTGGTTTTGGGAATGAAGAAGTACAGAAAAAAACTAAAGAACTTCTTTCAGCTGAAACACCTACCACACCAGATGACACGG CTACCTTCGTGAGCTGGATTCAAGATGAAACACATGAGGGCACCAGGTTAAGACATTTTAAG ACTGTGTCTTCAGTGGAATGGCATCGTAGAGGAGACTACTTTTCAACGGTGGTGCCAGCAGATATCCTTTTTAGTGTCAAAATATCTTATACGctctctctcacactctcaCTCACTCTCACTGTCACAtatcactcactcactcacttttTTTGCACGATCCAATTAGTCATCTCCTTGCATTTTCTTGACTTAGCTTTACGCcaatcaaaatcaatttttatGCATAGGCTCTCTCAGAAGTCTACCCAGACATTTTCAATCAAGTTGGGTGGGCTTGCAGTTACTTCAGTTTTCCATCCTGTTCGCTCCCACATCTTCATTTCTACGAAGAAAACTATTCGCCAATATGATTTGGTGAAGGGAAAGCAAATCAGAAAGCTTGATACAGGACTAAAAGAAATCTCCTCCATTGCAGTTCATCCTTCTG GTGATCATGTAATTGTGGGGAGCAGAGAAGGAAAATTTTGTTGGTTTGATATGGACCTTTCAACCAAAAAACCTTACCTTATTCGCCA GTGGCATAAGAAGGACATCAACAATGTGTCTATCCATCGTTTATATCCGTTGTTTGCAACATGCTCTGATGATTGCACCGTACAAGTTTCTCATGGCATGGTTTATTCAGATCTTAACCAGAACCCTCTTATAGTTCCACTGGAAATACTCCGAGGTCATGCAAGCTCAGATGGGAGAGGTGTAATGGATTGCAAATTCCACCCAAGGCAGCCCTGGTTGTTCACGGCCGGTGCTGACTCGGTGATCAGACTTTACTGCGATTGA